From Micromonospora rifamycinica, a single genomic window includes:
- a CDS encoding GNAT family N-acetyltransferase: protein MINVRRAVVADAGEIVRLRGVMLADMDQMAPAPGPWQQAAREVLHHRLAEPADLMAVFVVDDPRRPGALAACATGTIEQRLGGPDNPGGLIGYVFNVVTEPAYRRRGFSRACLEALLDWYRQRGVGRVDLRASVPGEPLYRSLGFVPTSGPTLRLSLPVPAGRG, encoded by the coding sequence GTGATCAACGTTCGACGGGCCGTGGTGGCCGACGCCGGGGAGATCGTCCGCCTGCGTGGGGTGATGCTGGCCGACATGGACCAGATGGCTCCCGCGCCGGGCCCCTGGCAGCAGGCCGCCCGGGAGGTGCTCCACCACCGGCTCGCCGAACCGGCCGACCTGATGGCGGTCTTCGTCGTCGACGACCCCCGCCGACCGGGCGCCCTGGCGGCCTGCGCGACCGGGACCATCGAGCAGCGCCTGGGCGGTCCCGACAACCCCGGCGGGCTGATCGGGTACGTCTTCAACGTGGTCACCGAGCCGGCGTACCGTCGTCGCGGCTTTTCCCGGGCCTGTCTGGAGGCGCTGCTGGACTGGTACCGGCAGCGCGGGGTCGGCCGGGTCGACCTGCGGGCCTCGGTCCCGGGCGAACCGCTCTACCGGTCCCTGGGATTCGTGCCCACCTCGGGGCCGACGCTGCGGTTGAGCCTGCCGGTGCCGGCGGGGCGGGGCTGA
- a CDS encoding DUF4397 domain-containing protein, which produces MPQLRTAPRRLLAAAGTLLLGATVAVSGAAPAVAAAGDVGYVRLAHLSPDTPAVDVYLSAAGDGTPQVFPAVGYGVVSRYLPLAAGRYAVAMRQAGAPASEPPVLTTEVAVDAGRAYTVAGVGRYADLGLRVLADDLSAPAAGQAKVRIVQASVRAPVVDVAADDGPTIADAVRFATTTDYRQVEPGRWRLRLGGGSGPTTDVEVTLAGGRVYSLLVLDGKRGGLTTELREDARDGGVAPAGGVPAGAGGLTVGGLGAYPKVAGGLAAGAVLVGTTVLVRRRRRPVW; this is translated from the coding sequence ATGCCCCAGCTCCGTACCGCGCCGCGCCGGCTGCTGGCCGCCGCCGGCACCCTCCTGCTCGGCGCGACGGTGGCCGTGAGCGGTGCCGCACCGGCCGTCGCCGCGGCCGGGGACGTCGGTTACGTCCGGCTCGCCCACCTCTCCCCCGACACCCCGGCCGTGGACGTCTACCTCTCCGCCGCCGGCGACGGGACGCCGCAGGTCTTCCCCGCCGTCGGCTACGGCGTCGTCTCCCGCTACCTGCCCCTGGCCGCCGGCCGGTACGCGGTGGCGATGCGGCAGGCCGGCGCCCCGGCCAGCGAGCCGCCGGTGCTCACCACCGAGGTGGCCGTCGACGCGGGCCGGGCGTACACGGTGGCCGGGGTGGGCCGGTACGCCGACCTGGGCCTGCGGGTGCTCGCCGACGACCTCAGCGCCCCGGCGGCCGGGCAGGCGAAGGTGCGGATCGTGCAGGCCTCGGTACGCGCCCCGGTGGTCGACGTGGCGGCCGACGACGGCCCGACCATCGCCGACGCCGTCCGGTTCGCCACCACCACCGACTACCGACAGGTGGAGCCGGGCCGCTGGCGGCTGCGCCTCGGCGGCGGCAGCGGCCCGACCACCGACGTCGAGGTGACCCTCGCCGGTGGGCGGGTCTACTCGCTGCTGGTGCTCGACGGCAAGCGGGGCGGGCTCACCACCGAGCTGCGCGAGGACGCCCGCGACGGTGGGGTCGCCCCGGCCGGCGGAGTGCCGGCGGGGGCCGGCGGCCTGACCGTCGGCGGGCTCGGGGCGTACCCGAAGGTGGCCGGCGGGCTGGCCGCGGGGGCCGTGCTGGTGGGCACGACGGTGCTGGTGCGGCGTCGGCGGCGACCGGTCTGGTGA